The genomic interval GATTACGCTGCCGGTATCCGCTGTGGCGTCGTCTGCGGACGGTGTTTCGGTAGTCTGGATCTACGACGAGGATACGGGCACGGTCAGGCAGCGTGAAGTGCAGGTCGGCGAGCTGAACGGAACTTCGCGGGTGGTTATTACTGACGGGTTGCGTGAAGGTGAACTTGCGGTGGTTTCCGGCAGTCGGTTTCTGCATGAAGGCTGCCCGGTTCGTGTCGTTAACGATCAATAAAGGGAACGATTATGAATCCAGCAGCTTTTGCTTTAAAAAAACGTACCGTGATGGTTGTGATGACCGTCCTGCTGATTATCGCGGGATTGATGTCCTACCAGCGTCTCGGTCGTCTGGAAAATCCGAACTTCACCATCAAAACCGCGCTGGTGGTCACGCAGTATCCCGGCGCAAGCCCGGCCGAAGTGGAAGAGGAGGTCACGGATCCGATTGAGGAGGCGATTCAGGCGATGAGTCAGCTGAAAGAGGTCTATTCCACTTCTATGGAAGGGCTTTCGCTGATCTACGTTGATATCCAGGATACATATCAAAGTTCTGAACTGCCTCAGATCTGGGACGAGCTGCGCAAAAAGGTGGGTGATATGCAGGGCGAGCTGCCGCCCGGTGCCGGAACTCCGGTCATTAACGATGATTTCGGCGATGTGTACGGAGTTCTTTTTTCACTGACCGGTGAGGGGTATTCCTATGCTGATCTCAAAGCCTATGCCGAAGAACTGAAGACCGAACTGCTGAGTTGCGACGACGTCGCCCGCATTGCCTTCTGGGGGCTTCAGCAGGAAGTGATTTATGTTGAATTCGAACGCGCCCGCATTACAGAGCTGGGATTATCGCCCGAGCAGATTGCCGGCATCCTGCAGTCGCAGAACGTGGTGCAGCCGAGCGGCAAGGTTGAAATTGACGGCAATTATATCCGTATTACACCCACCGGAGATTTTGCCAGTGAACAGGTGATTGCCGATCTTTATGTCGGCGACGGAGACCGGCTGGTCCGGCTTGGCGATATTGCCACGGTTTCGCGGGGATACTACGACCCGAAATTTCAGATTATGACCTTTAACGGGGAACCCGCCATTGCAATCGGTATATCCACCGTTGCGGGCGGCAACGTCGTGACCATGGGCGAGTCCATTAAGGAAAAACTGGCCGAGCTGGAAAAGACGCGACCCGAAGGCATGGAGCTCAATTCCATTTATTACCAGAGCGAAATGGTGACCCAGGCGGTGAACGGTTTTGTGATGAATCTCATCCAGGCGGTGATCATTGTGATTGTTCTGCTGATGTTTTTCATGGGCTGGCAGAGCGGTCTGCTGATCGGTGCGGTATTGCTGCTCAATATCGCCGCTACGCTGCTGGGTATGTATATTATGGAGATCGAACTGCAGAAAATTTCGCTCGGTGCCCTGATTCTCGCACTCGGGATGCTGGTGGATAATGCCATCGTGGTTGCGGATGGGATTCTCATTCGCGTAGAGCGCGGGGAAAGCCGGGAAGAAGCTGCGGTTGACGTGGTGCGCGATACGCAATGGCCGCTGCTGGGAGCCACGTTTATTTCGATTCTTGCTTTTACGGCCATCGGTTTTGCGCCGGGTAACATCGGCGAGTTCTGCCGTTCGCTGTTTTATGTCATGCTGCTTTCACTGCTGATCAGCTGGGTACTGGCGGTTACAGTGACACCGCTGTTTTGTGTCTGGTTCCTGAAGATTCCGGATACGCACGGGGCGGATCCGTATGACAAGCCGATGTTCCGCCGCTACCGTAAGGTACTGCATCTGACGGTTCATCACCGGATCATTACGGTGGGTGCCACGCTGATCCTGCTCTTTGCTGCATTCTTCGGTTTCCGGTTTGTGCCGCAGGCCTTTTTTCCGGGATCACCGACGCCATACTTTTTTGTGAATTACTGGCGGCCTGCGGGAACTCATATTGACCGCACAGCGGAGGATGTGGCCAAAATTGATGAATACATCCGTGCCATGGACGGCGTGAAGCAGACCTCCACGTTTGTGGGTGAGGGTACGTTGCGCTTTATGCTTTCCTACAATTATGAGACGCCGGATCCGAGTTACGGGATGATTCTCGTTGAAACGGAAGATTATCACGATATTCCGGAGATGGTGGAAAAGATTGATTTCTACCTCAAACAGAACTATTACGATGCGGAGCCCTACTGCAGTAAAATTCCGAACGGGCCTGCGCTGGGCTTCTATGTGGAAGCCCGGTTTTCCGGTCCGGATAAAGCCGTGCTGGAGCAACTCGGCCGTCAGGCACTGGAGATTATGCAGAACGAGCCTACGGCAAAAGATGTGCGGCTGGACTGGCGTCAGCAGGTGCAGGTGCTGCGCCCTGTATTTTCCGAAACACAGGCTCGCCGGGTCGGTGTGACCCGCGCGGATCTGGCCTCTTCGCTTCAGCTCAATTTCAACAGTACGCCGGTCGGGCTTTACCGCGAGGAGAATGAACTGATTCCGATTCTGTTCCGGCCACCGGAATCAGAGCGTACATCCATCGATAATTTCGACCAGATTCAGGTGTGGAGTTCGGTCAGCAAAACCTTCATTCCGATCGGTCAGGTTGTGTCTGATCTGGAAAAAGTGTGGGAATGGCCCTACGTGATGCGCCGGGACCGCCGCAATACGATTACGGCACAGTGTAATCCCGTTCACGGCCTGCCCGAAACGCTGCGCCGTAAGATTGCGGATAAGATTGAGGCCATTGAACGGCCGCCGGGTTATCGTTTTGAGTGGGCGGGCGAAGCCGAAGAATCGGCCGAAGCACAGGCCCCGCTGGCGGCGACCTTCCCGTTGTGTATGCTGGGCATGTTTGTGATTACGATCTGGCTGTTTAACTCGGTGCGGCGTCCGATGATTATCTTTATGTGTGTTCCGCTGTCGATCATCGGGGTGACTACCGCCTTACTGCTCACCGGTATGCCGTTCGGTTTTATGTCGATTCTCGGTTTCCTGGGGCTGTCGGGTATGCTGATCAAAAATGCCATCGTTCTGATTGATGAAATTGAACTGCAGCTGGAACGTGGAATTGAGCCGTATAAAGCGGTGCTCGATTCATCGGTCAGTCGTATGCGGCCGGTGATTATGGCGGCCGGAACCACGATTCTCGGTATGGCTCCGCTTCTGACCGATGCCCTGTATTCGGGGATGGCGGTTACTATTATGGGGGGTCTTTTTGCGGCCACCTTCCTGACGCTGATTGTGGTGCCGGTGGTTTACACGCTCGTTTACCGCATCAAAGCGGATCAGGAACATCTTTAGGGAGAACAGAAATGAAGAAATGGATTTTATTTGCGTTGATGATGCCGTTACTGGGCGCGGCTCAGACCAACGGGCTGAGCCTGGCGGATGTCCGGTTGAGGGTACTTGACGGCAACCCGTCTGTCCGCGAAGCAATCCAGCGTATTGCGGCTGCCGAAGCCGTGCTGACACAGGCGCGTTCGGCGTATCTGCCGACGGTTACATTGAGTGGGTCCTACGGCCATTTTGATGCGAGCCTTCATCCGGATATAGATGTCACAACGCGCTACAGCGACAGTTTTATTCAGGGGACCGGCGGTCTTCAGGCCAACTGGCTGCTGTTCGACGGTTTTGCCCGCGAAGCACGTTCGCTGGCGGCGAAATACGGTGTGCAGCAATCACACGAATTTGCTGCGGAGACGCGACGGCTGCTGATTCAGTCTGCCACAGTTGCTTATCGGCAGGCTCAACTGGCCCGGGAAAATGTAGCCATTGCCCGGCGCGACCTCGCCTTTAACCGGAACCTTGAGGCGGATGCGCAGAAGCGTTTTAAAGCGGGGGATCTGCCGGAATCGGATGTGCATAACTTTTCTATCCGGGCGCTGCAGGCGGAGACTTCGGAACTGCAGGCGGAGCTGGACTATAAAACCGCCTGCACGATTCTTGCGGAGCTGATGGCTCTGCCTGAAGCCCGGCTTCCGGAATCCATGCAGCCGCTTTCGATTGATTTTGATGAAGGCGGATCCATTCCGGATCTGGAGAGTGCGTTCCGCTATGCGCTTGTGCATCGTCCGGACTACCAGGCGTTCACCTCCGGCCGACTTGCTCTGGCCCAGCAGACGCGTGCGGCAAAAGGCGAAATGCTGCCCAAGATATTTCTGACCGGGGAAATGAATTATGCCGACCGCAGCGGTTATTCCACGGCGGGGGATCACGGCAATTATGATTCGTTTGCCGGGGTGACAGCTTCCTGGGATCTTTTTTCCGGGGGGCGTAAAGCGGCGGCAGTGAAAGAGGCCCAGGCCGAAATGCGTGCACTGGAGCAGCAGCAGGAATCGCTACGTCTCTCCATCCGCTCTTCCTTGCAGAAACGGATTGATGAAGCGGCAATGAGTCGGGAGGTTTTTCTACGGGCGGAAAAAATCCATCAGCTTTCCGTTCAGGTGCGGGACAGTGTGGAAAAGTCCTATAAAGCCGGCATGGCCCCGATTACCCGTCTGAATGAGGTGCAGACCGATCTGGTCCGTGCGCGGGGTACTTACGCCTCTTCCTATATTGCCTATCAGTTGGTGCTGAATCAGCTCGATATTGAGACCGGCCGCATTCTGGCGGAACTCGAATAGGAGAAAACATATGAATTCTGATTCCGGATATACAATGGATATTATGAAGAGTTTGATCCTGTGTATGGTTTGCGTTCTGATTTCGGTGCTCATGATCAGGATTGATGCGGGAATGGTTGCTGAAACATCAGGATTTGGGGAAAATTCGGCCACGGAAAGAATGCAGCTGGTCTATCTGTTTTTCTCTGCGGTCATTTTTGCCCGCACAGCTGTGCATGTTGAAGAGTGGCGCAGTCTGTCGATTCTGATGGCCGGCGGAACGCTGGTGATGATGATCCGGGAAATGGATGGAGCGCTGGACCATCTTTACCATGGAGCCTGGTTTCCCTTTGCTGTTTTGACCGGGAGCATTACGTTGACGCTTGCGTGGCGGTGGCGCGGGCAGCTTCAGCGGAACCTGGAAGTCTTTCTATATACTCCCGCGTTCGGGGCCTTACTGGCGGCCGGTCTTTCGATCTTTGTGTTTTCCCGCCTGTTTGGAATGAAGGATTTGTGGGAATCGGTTTTCGGAGTAGAGCAGCTTGCGACGGTTCAACGCTGGGTGAAGAATGCGGTGGAAGAAGGCAGTGAACTGTTCGGTTACACGCTGCTGTTTCTTTCCGCATACGGATTTAACCGGTTTTCAACCCGGTTTATAGATCTGACCCTGTGCTGCAGACATGAACAGCCTGCGGAAGCGGCAGGTGCTGAACGGGTACATGCATCATGAGTGTAAAAAAGAAACTGTTCCTTTTTTCGGTTGCTGCGGTGATGTCCTTTTTCGGGCTGATATTTCTGGCCGGAATCATCTGGTCGGTGGTTCCGATCTTCGGGAATACCCTGCCGCATCACCTGGCGGAGTGGTCCGGCGTATCGTTTAAATGGTCGGCTCTGCTGGTCTCTGCGCTGCTTGGTGTGGTGTGTGTCGGCTGCATTACCGCGAGTGCGGTGATCCACGCGCTGGCCACGGATACGGAACTGGACTGGTAGGCTGTGCGTCGGATATTTCAGATAGGATTCATCCTTCTGCTTTGCATGAGGGTCGATGCCGGGGGAGGACTCTATTTCGGTGTAGGGGCCGGCCCTCAGGGCGGAACATTGACGGAACCGGACCAATACAATGCCGTGGTTGATCTCGGGTATATGTTTTATTCCAAGGAATGGACCCGGGTGGAATTTGATCTCGGGGCCGGCGTTACCTGGCTGGGCAGCAATGAACACAAAGATGCGGTTTACGCTTTTTCAATTATTCCCGCTCTCCGGTTGTATTTCTGGAACACTGCATCGTTTCGGACATATGTAATGGCTGCTGCCGGTCCTACCTATCTGACGGAGAGCTATCTCGGAAACATGGAACTGGGCGGATATTTTGCCTTTAACGATTTTGTGGGAGTCGGCGTGCGGTTCGGTGAGGAAGAGAAATGGAATGCAACCCTGGGGTGGCGTCACATTTCCAACGCCGGGCTGTTCAGGCCGAACCGCGGATTCGATGTGCCGGTCTATTTTCTGCTCGGTAAAAAGCTGTAATTCCGCGCCGGTGTACCGTTCCGCCGGACATCTGTTTTCCGGGAACATACTGCGCTCATAACCCGCTCATAAACATACGCTAAATAAACGGGCTTTTGCTTGTATACCTACTTGGAGGTATGTATAAACGCGGCGCTTAACGGTGAGGTCATTGCATGGCACGGCGGACAAAAGAAGAGGCGGCACAGACCCGGATTGATATTCTGGAGGCGGCGCTCAGAATCTTTTCAGAAAAAGGTTATTCGAGAACAACCTTTGTGGATATTGCTGCGGAAATCGGCCGCTCAAAAGGTGCGGTTTACTGGCATTTCAAAACCAAGACCGATTTGCTGGCGGCGGTCATTATCTATGCAGAAGAGCGCCTGTGTAAAGGCACTTCCGCACTGCCGGATTCGGTAGAGGAGATGCGTGAGCATGTGCTGGAATACGCCCGTCTGTTTGTCTGTGATGAGCGGGCGTGGCAGTTTGAATTTTTCTGTTCGTTTCAGATTGAGTGGTCGACGGAGATGATGGAGGAAGTGCGGGAAAAGCTGAAGACGCTGCGCGATGATCCGATGCAGTTGCTGGTGGAAAAACTGGATCACCTGCAGGAGATAGGTGCGCTAAAGCGCGATAAAAAGGCTGAGACACTGGCCCGGTGTTTCGGCGCGGTGTGGGTGGGCGCGGTACATCTGTCTATGTATGGAGATATCGGCCGTGAAAAATTTATTGAAGTGCTGATGGATGGGTTCGATCTGGTGATCGGCAGTCAGAAGGCCTAGTTGTTGTTGGTACAAGGAGAAAGATATGTTGAAACAGATTATAGCTATTGTCGTATTCATTGTGACGTTCGCAGTGGGTATCGGCGTCGGAATTTTTGCCGGGAAAATGATGTCCATGGATATGTCGGCCATGATGGGTGGGCCCGGAGAAATGCCTCCGCCGGCGGTGAAGGCGATTGAAGTTGCGGAGGGACCGGTGGATGTGCGGGAGGAATATATCGCCTCCGTTGAGCCGGTTCAGCAGGTGAGGGTGAAAACCGAGGTTGCGGGGTATATCGATGAAGTGCACTTTACGGAAGGCTCGATGGTGAAGGCGGGCGATCTGCTTTTTACGGTGGATCAGAAACGGTATCAGTCGATGGTGGAGGCCCGCGAGGCCGATCTGGCCAGCGCGGAGGCCGAGCTCAACCGGGCAGAGCGTTATTTTGAGCGGATTGAAAAAGCCGGCAGCAGTGTGTCGCAATCCGATAAGGATCAGGCTGAAGCGCTGAAACTGCAGGCAATGGCCAACCTGAAACAAGCCGAAGCCAATCTAACTGTGGCCCGGCTGGATCTTGAATATTCGGAAATCCGTGCCCCGATCGATGGGCGCATTGGGGCGGCACTGGTTACAAAGGGTAACTATATTGATCCCATGATGGGTGAGACGCTGGCAACCATTGTTCAGCTGGATCCGGTCCGCGTAGTTTTTTCGGTCACTGACCGGGCTTATCTTCAGTATCGCGAACGCGTCACTGCGGGCTCCACTGATGAACTGGTCGCTCGGGTTCGTCTGCCGACCGGAACAGAACTTCCCGCCATCGGAAAAAAGGATTTTGATGATAATACCATGAATGAGCGTACTGGAACGATGACTGTGCGTTATCTGTTTGATAATCCGGATGAACTGCTGGTGCCTGGGGGATATGTTTCCATTCTCGTCGGTCCGGCGGACCGGCCGGCGGGTATTCGTATTCCGCAACAGGCGATTCTGGTCGACCAGGAGGGGCCCTATGTTCTGACTGCAGATAAAGAGGGCACAATCGGGGTTGCACGCGTTACGCTCGGTGAACCGGTTGAAAAGGATTATGTGATTACGTCGGGGTTGAAGTCCGGTGACCGTGTGGTGGTAGACGGTGTGCAGAAAGTACAGCCGGGAGCTTCCGCAACCGTTACGCTTATGGAGGCGGCACAATGATTTCCCGGGTATTCATTGAACGCCCGCGACTGGCGGGAGTGATTTCCATTGTGCTGATGCTGGCAGGGATTCTTTCGATTTCGTCGCTGCCCATTGCTCAGTATCCGCAGGTGACGCCGCCGCAGATTGTGGTGCGTGCCATGTACCCCGGTGCCAGCGCGGAAGTGCTGGCGGCCACGGTGGCGGGGCCGATTGAAGATGCGGTGAACGGCGTACAGGATATGATTTATATGTCGTCCTCCTCGGACAACGCCGGTATGTATACGCTGACGGTTACCTTTGAAGTGGGGACGGATCAGGATATGGCCCAGGTGAAGGTGCAGAACCGCGTGGCCCAGGCCGAACCGCTGCTGCCGACCGAGGTGGTGCAGCAGGGCGTGACGGTGGAGACTGAATCATCGGATTTTCTCGGTTTCATTGTTGTCCGTTCACCGGACGGCAGTAGGGATGATCTGTTTCTGAGCGACTATGCCTATAAAATTATCCAGCCGTCGCTGGAGCGTATCCGCGGCGTGAGCCGTGCACAGGTCTGGGGTCCGAAATACAGCATGCGCGTCTGGATGGATGCAGACCGTCTGTCGGCACTGGGGATCAGCCCGGATGAAGTGACATCCGCAATCCGCAGCCAGAATATCCAGGCCTCGATCGGTTCAATCGGAGCTTCGCCGGATGATGGCACGGCGCAGATTTCCTACACGCTGAACACGGAAGGTCGTCTGAATGATCCGGCTGATTTTGAAAACATTGTCATCCGTGCAGAAGAAAACGGTGCGGTCGTTTATCTGAAGGATGTTGCCACCGTGGAGAAAGGAGCGGACAGCTATCTGTTTGCTTCCAAATACAATGGTCGCAATGCTGTGGCACTGGGGTTGACCCGTACACCCGGTTCTAATGCGCTGGATACCATGTATGAGGTGCAGTCCGAGCTGGAGCAGATGCGCAGCACGGCACCGGACGGTCTGGAAATGATCCTGCCTTATGATGCCACCGAGTTTGTCCGGACCAGTATTCGTGAAATTGTGATCACACTGCTGCTGACCTTCTTCCTCGTGGTGGTGGTCTGTTATGTCTTTCTGCAGGACTGGCGTGCGACGCTGATTCCGGCCATCACC from Verrucomicrobia bacterium S94 carries:
- a CDS encoding efflux RND transporter permease subunit; amino-acid sequence: MNPAAFALKKRTVMVVMTVLLIIAGLMSYQRLGRLENPNFTIKTALVVTQYPGASPAEVEEEVTDPIEEAIQAMSQLKEVYSTSMEGLSLIYVDIQDTYQSSELPQIWDELRKKVGDMQGELPPGAGTPVINDDFGDVYGVLFSLTGEGYSYADLKAYAEELKTELLSCDDVARIAFWGLQQEVIYVEFERARITELGLSPEQIAGILQSQNVVQPSGKVEIDGNYIRITPTGDFASEQVIADLYVGDGDRLVRLGDIATVSRGYYDPKFQIMTFNGEPAIAIGISTVAGGNVVTMGESIKEKLAELEKTRPEGMELNSIYYQSEMVTQAVNGFVMNLIQAVIIVIVLLMFFMGWQSGLLIGAVLLLNIAATLLGMYIMEIELQKISLGALILALGMLVDNAIVVADGILIRVERGESREEAAVDVVRDTQWPLLGATFISILAFTAIGFAPGNIGEFCRSLFYVMLLSLLISWVLAVTVTPLFCVWFLKIPDTHGADPYDKPMFRRYRKVLHLTVHHRIITVGATLILLFAAFFGFRFVPQAFFPGSPTPYFFVNYWRPAGTHIDRTAEDVAKIDEYIRAMDGVKQTSTFVGEGTLRFMLSYNYETPDPSYGMILVETEDYHDIPEMVEKIDFYLKQNYYDAEPYCSKIPNGPALGFYVEARFSGPDKAVLEQLGRQALEIMQNEPTAKDVRLDWRQQVQVLRPVFSETQARRVGVTRADLASSLQLNFNSTPVGLYREENELIPILFRPPESERTSIDNFDQIQVWSSVSKTFIPIGQVVSDLEKVWEWPYVMRRDRRNTITAQCNPVHGLPETLRRKIADKIEAIERPPGYRFEWAGEAEESAEAQAPLAATFPLCMLGMFVITIWLFNSVRRPMIIFMCVPLSIIGVTTALLLTGMPFGFMSILGFLGLSGMLIKNAIVLIDEIELQLERGIEPYKAVLDSSVSRMRPVIMAAGTTILGMAPLLTDALYSGMAVTIMGGLFAATFLTLIVVPVVYTLVYRIKADQEHL
- a CDS encoding TolC family protein, which codes for MKKWILFALMMPLLGAAQTNGLSLADVRLRVLDGNPSVREAIQRIAAAEAVLTQARSAYLPTVTLSGSYGHFDASLHPDIDVTTRYSDSFIQGTGGLQANWLLFDGFAREARSLAAKYGVQQSHEFAAETRRLLIQSATVAYRQAQLARENVAIARRDLAFNRNLEADAQKRFKAGDLPESDVHNFSIRALQAETSELQAELDYKTACTILAELMALPEARLPESMQPLSIDFDEGGSIPDLESAFRYALVHRPDYQAFTSGRLALAQQTRAAKGEMLPKIFLTGEMNYADRSGYSTAGDHGNYDSFAGVTASWDLFSGGRKAAAVKEAQAEMRALEQQQESLRLSIRSSLQKRIDEAAMSREVFLRAEKIHQLSVQVRDSVEKSYKAGMAPITRLNEVQTDLVRARGTYASSYIAYQLVLNQLDIETGRILAELE
- a CDS encoding acyloxyacyl hydrolase, which translates into the protein MRVDAGGGLYFGVGAGPQGGTLTEPDQYNAVVDLGYMFYSKEWTRVEFDLGAGVTWLGSNEHKDAVYAFSIIPALRLYFWNTASFRTYVMAAAGPTYLTESYLGNMELGGYFAFNDFVGVGVRFGEEEKWNATLGWRHISNAGLFRPNRGFDVPVYFLLGKKL
- a CDS encoding TetR family transcriptional regulator, with protein sequence MARRTKEEAAQTRIDILEAALRIFSEKGYSRTTFVDIAAEIGRSKGAVYWHFKTKTDLLAAVIIYAEERLCKGTSALPDSVEEMREHVLEYARLFVCDERAWQFEFFCSFQIEWSTEMMEEVREKLKTLRDDPMQLLVEKLDHLQEIGALKRDKKAETLARCFGAVWVGAVHLSMYGDIGREKFIEVLMDGFDLVIGSQKA
- a CDS encoding efflux RND transporter periplasmic adaptor subunit codes for the protein MLKQIIAIVVFIVTFAVGIGVGIFAGKMMSMDMSAMMGGPGEMPPPAVKAIEVAEGPVDVREEYIASVEPVQQVRVKTEVAGYIDEVHFTEGSMVKAGDLLFTVDQKRYQSMVEAREADLASAEAELNRAERYFERIEKAGSSVSQSDKDQAEALKLQAMANLKQAEANLTVARLDLEYSEIRAPIDGRIGAALVTKGNYIDPMMGETLATIVQLDPVRVVFSVTDRAYLQYRERVTAGSTDELVARVRLPTGTELPAIGKKDFDDNTMNERTGTMTVRYLFDNPDELLVPGGYVSILVGPADRPAGIRIPQQAILVDQEGPYVLTADKEGTIGVARVTLGEPVEKDYVITSGLKSGDRVVVDGVQKVQPGASATVTLMEAAQ